A portion of the Pseudomonas synxantha BG33R genome contains these proteins:
- the metR gene encoding transcriptional regulator MetR codes for MLEIRHLKTLHALREADSLVEAAERLHLTQSALSHQFKELEERLGMPLFARKTKPVRFTSAGLRLLQLADATLPLLRGAERDIARLAGGTAGRLHMAIECHSCFQWLMPTIDQFRDAWPEVELDLASGFAFAPLPALARGDLDLVVTSDPLELPGITYVPLFTYEAMLAVANQHPLANKSYIVPEDLLTETLITYPVERDRLDIFTRFLEPADVEPALVRTSELTVMMMQLVASGRGVCGMPHWALHEYSSRGYVKAKRLGEKGLFATLYAGIRADMLDAPYMRDFLLTAKDTSFSTLDGVSAVR; via the coding sequence GTGCTGGAAATTCGTCATCTAAAAACACTGCATGCCCTGCGTGAAGCCGACAGCCTGGTGGAGGCAGCCGAGCGCCTGCACCTGACCCAGTCCGCCTTGTCCCACCAGTTCAAGGAACTGGAAGAGCGCCTGGGCATGCCGCTGTTCGCACGCAAGACCAAGCCTGTGCGCTTTACCAGCGCAGGCCTGCGTCTGCTGCAACTGGCGGACGCCACCCTGCCCTTGCTGCGTGGCGCCGAACGCGACATCGCACGGCTGGCAGGCGGCACCGCCGGGCGCCTGCACATGGCCATCGAATGCCACAGCTGCTTCCAGTGGCTGATGCCGACTATCGACCAGTTCCGCGATGCCTGGCCCGAGGTCGAGCTCGACCTGGCCTCCGGCTTTGCCTTCGCGCCATTGCCGGCACTGGCCCGTGGAGACCTCGACCTGGTGGTGACTTCCGACCCGCTGGAGCTGCCGGGTATCACCTATGTGCCGCTGTTCACCTACGAAGCCATGTTGGCCGTGGCCAACCAGCACCCGCTGGCGAACAAGTCATACATCGTGCCGGAAGATCTGCTGACGGAAACCCTGATCACCTACCCGGTGGAAAGAGACCGCCTGGACATCTTCACCCGCTTCCTGGAACCTGCCGACGTGGAACCCGCCCTGGTACGCACCTCGGAGCTGACGGTGATGATGATGCAACTGGTGGCCAGCGGCCGAGGCGTCTGCGGTATGCCCCACTGGGCGCTGCATGAGTACAGCTCACGCGGGTATGTGAAGGCCAAGCGCCTGGGCGAGAAAGGTCTGTTCGCCACGCTGTACGCGGGCATTCGGGCGGACATGCTGGATGCGCCGTACATGCGCGACTTCTTGCTGACGGCCAAGGACACGTCGTTTTCCACCCTGGATGGGGTCAGCGCAGTGCGTTAA
- a CDS encoding HD domain-containing phosphohydrolase, with product MDEQLATKSAVLLVDDEESILNSLRRLLRGQPYEVLLATSGAQALEIMASRPVDLVMSDARMPGMDGATLLAQVHRLYPATGRILLTGYADHDTIIKAINDGQIHRYISKPWNDAELILVLQQCLEHQRLQHLTREQNEQLKALNATLEKRVTARTAELQQTADMLDLAYDELKRSYVTGTEVFSLLANLRLPKNKQTNRALIELIRVCCAAQSLDEASTRDLTMAAALYNIGKLSWSDSMMVSPADKLHSTDRAQYREYPTQSESLLMTLEPMKDAARIIRHHQERWDGSGFPDHLKGDAIPSGSRLLKLAVDFIELQKGLILERHLNSDEALLYIRKYAGRLYDPALVEDFVLACATFLSDVTLGDPTVKVLTTRELEAGMVLARNLNADNGMLLLNAGKVLNLPLVDKLIAFEAMEGAKYSIFIKQPDETSIPS from the coding sequence ATGGATGAACAACTCGCTACGAAGTCTGCCGTTTTGCTGGTTGACGATGAGGAATCGATCCTCAATAGCCTGCGCCGCTTGCTGCGCGGCCAGCCTTACGAGGTGTTATTGGCCACCAGCGGCGCCCAGGCGCTGGAGATCATGGCCAGTCGGCCCGTGGATTTGGTGATGAGCGATGCGCGTATGCCCGGTATGGACGGGGCCACGCTTCTGGCGCAGGTTCACCGCCTGTATCCCGCCACCGGCCGCATCCTGCTCACCGGTTACGCAGACCATGACACCATCATCAAGGCAATCAATGACGGGCAGATCCACCGTTACATCAGCAAGCCCTGGAATGACGCAGAGCTGATACTGGTGCTGCAGCAGTGCCTCGAACACCAGCGGCTCCAACACCTGACCCGCGAGCAGAACGAGCAGCTCAAAGCGCTCAACGCCACCCTGGAAAAACGCGTGACCGCGCGCACCGCCGAGTTGCAGCAGACCGCCGATATGCTCGACCTGGCCTATGACGAGCTCAAGCGCAGCTACGTGACCGGCACTGAAGTGTTTTCGCTGTTGGCCAACCTGCGCTTGCCCAAGAACAAGCAGACCAACCGCGCGTTGATCGAGCTGATCCGCGTGTGCTGTGCCGCCCAGTCCCTGGATGAAGCCAGCACCCGCGACCTGACCATGGCCGCCGCGCTGTACAACATCGGCAAGCTGAGCTGGAGCGACAGCATGATGGTGTCGCCGGCGGACAAGCTGCACAGCACCGACCGCGCGCAGTATCGCGAGTACCCGACCCAGAGCGAATCACTGTTGATGACCCTGGAGCCGATGAAGGATGCAGCGCGGATCATTCGTCATCACCAGGAGCGCTGGGACGGCTCGGGGTTTCCCGACCACCTCAAGGGCGACGCGATTCCGTCGGGTTCGCGCCTGCTGAAACTGGCCGTGGACTTCATCGAGTTGCAAAAGGGCCTGATCCTGGAGCGGCACCTGAACAGCGACGAAGCGCTGCTGTATATCCGCAAATACGCCGGGCGTTTGTATGACCCGGCGCTGGTGGAAGACTTTGTGCTGGCCTGCGCGACTTTCCTCAGTGACGTGACCCTGGGCGACCCTACGGTCAAAGTCCTCACTACCCGCGAACTTGAAGCCGGGATGGTGCTGGCCCGCAACCTCAATGCCGACAACGGCATGTTGCTGCTCAACGCCGGCAAGGTGTTGAACCTGCCGCTGGTAGACAAGCTGATTGCCTTCGAAGCCATGGAGGGTGCCAAATACAGCATATTCATCAAACAACCGGACGAGACCTCGATTCCTTCATGA
- a CDS encoding alpha/beta fold hydrolase — protein sequence MRVLLLLAALLFGLPSFAASRCDVNVPTQTVDLEKVSIAYQSIGRASDPALLLVMGLGGQLIHWPDEVVVALCEQGFRVIRYDNRDVGLSTWRQAPASANLTFEVLRYKLGLPVAAPYTLTDMADDALGLMDALQVQQFHVLGASMGGMIAQHLAAMAPQRVESLTLIMTSSGAEGLPAPNAALVQLLSRRSAPNREVALEQQADLLAALGSPNVKDDRQALLHQAAQSYDRAFNPEGVKRQIMAILAEPSRVPLLNQLRVPTLVVHGTADPLLPVMHGVHLAAHIQGSQLKLIPGLAHRFQEAFKAPLLAAVLPYLQAHRQDTAHWAQIDQGERSKLL from the coding sequence ATGCGTGTGTTGCTTCTACTGGCCGCTCTTTTATTCGGCCTGCCGTCTTTTGCGGCTTCTCGATGTGATGTCAATGTCCCGACCCAAACCGTCGACCTGGAAAAGGTGAGCATCGCCTACCAGAGCATCGGGCGGGCGTCAGACCCTGCCTTGCTGCTGGTGATGGGCCTGGGTGGGCAGTTGATCCACTGGCCGGATGAAGTGGTGGTCGCCCTGTGCGAGCAAGGGTTTCGGGTGATCCGCTACGACAACCGTGACGTCGGCCTGTCCACCTGGCGGCAAGCGCCGGCCAGTGCCAACCTGACCTTCGAGGTGCTGCGCTACAAGCTCGGCTTGCCGGTGGCTGCGCCATATACGTTGACCGACATGGCCGACGACGCGCTGGGCTTGATGGATGCGTTGCAGGTGCAGCAATTCCATGTCCTTGGCGCAAGCATGGGCGGCATGATCGCCCAGCACCTGGCGGCAATGGCGCCGCAGCGGGTGGAAAGCCTCACCTTGATCATGACCAGCTCCGGCGCCGAGGGCCTGCCCGCCCCGAACGCGGCACTCGTGCAATTGCTCTCGCGGCGCAGCGCGCCCAATCGCGAAGTGGCTCTGGAGCAGCAAGCCGATTTGCTCGCAGCGCTGGGCAGCCCGAATGTAAAGGATGATCGTCAGGCGTTGCTGCATCAGGCGGCGCAGTCCTACGACCGCGCGTTTAACCCGGAAGGCGTGAAGCGTCAGATCATGGCGATCCTTGCCGAACCGAGCCGCGTGCCGTTGCTCAACCAACTGCGCGTGCCGACCCTGGTGGTGCACGGCACGGCCGATCCGTTGTTACCGGTGATGCATGGTGTGCACCTGGCCGCGCATATCCAGGGTAGTCAGCTGAAATTGATCCCGGGTCTGGCCCACCGTTTCCAGGAAGCGTTCAAGGCGCCGTTGCTGGCGGCGGTGTTGCCTTACCTGCAAGCCCATCGCCAGGATACGGCGCACTGGGCGCAGATTGATCAGGGCGAGCGGTCGAAGCTGCTGTAG
- a CDS encoding GNAT family N-acetyltransferase — translation MMIRPLQASDALAYRALMLEAYGAYPQAFTSSVAERAAMPLSWWEKRVSSALDHLLGAFEGDQLAGIAGLAFEPREKAWHKATLFGMYVSAAYQQRGLGRQLVEAALEEARRHPRLELIQLTVTAGNEAAFALYQRCGFIQYGLEPLAVRVGEEYFDKIHMWRELKDQ, via the coding sequence ATGATGATTCGCCCGCTGCAGGCTAGCGATGCCCTGGCGTATCGGGCGTTGATGCTTGAGGCTTATGGCGCTTATCCCCAGGCGTTTACCTCCAGTGTTGCCGAGCGCGCCGCGATGCCCCTGAGCTGGTGGGAAAAACGCGTGAGCAGCGCTCTGGATCACCTGCTTGGCGCATTCGAGGGCGACCAACTGGCGGGTATCGCCGGCCTGGCGTTCGAGCCGCGGGAGAAGGCGTGGCACAAGGCAACATTATTCGGCATGTATGTGAGTGCGGCTTATCAACAACGGGGATTGGGGCGGCAACTGGTAGAGGCTGCGCTGGAGGAGGCCCGTAGACACCCGCGGCTGGAACTGATCCAACTGACTGTCACTGCCGGGAATGAGGCAGCGTTTGCGCTGTACCAGCGTTGCGGCTTCATTCAGTACGGCTTGGAGCCGTTGGCGGTGCGGGTTGGTGAGGAGTATTTCGACAAGATCCACATGTGGCGTGAGTTAAAAGATCAGTGA
- a CDS encoding NUDIX hydrolase, whose product MSHSTIRIAAAVLIDKDGQTLLVRKRGTRAFMQPGGKIDADETPLQALARELHEELNLHINPQEAVYLGQFSSRAANEPGFMVQADMYQLHIDVAVEPAAEIEEICWIDPMGDGGLELAPLTREFILPHYRASLLSA is encoded by the coding sequence ATGAGCCATTCAACTATCCGCATCGCCGCCGCCGTCCTGATCGATAAAGACGGCCAAACCCTGCTGGTACGCAAGCGCGGCACCCGGGCTTTCATGCAGCCTGGCGGCAAGATCGACGCTGACGAAACCCCGCTCCAGGCGTTGGCTCGTGAGCTGCACGAAGAGCTGAACCTGCACATCAATCCGCAAGAGGCCGTGTACCTCGGCCAATTCTCGAGCCGGGCCGCAAACGAGCCGGGTTTTATGGTGCAGGCCGATATGTACCAGCTGCATATCGACGTGGCGGTCGAACCGGCGGCTGAAATAGAAGAAATATGCTGGATCGACCCCATGGGCGACGGCGGCCTGGAGTTGGCGCCGCTGACGCGTGAGTTCATCCTGCCGCATTATCGTGCTTCCTTGCTCAGCGCATGA
- a CDS encoding DsbA family oxidoreductase has protein sequence MSTALKIDFVSDVSCPWCIIGLRGLTEALDQLGAEVQAEIHFQPFELNPNMPAEGQNIVEHITEKYGSTAEESQANRARIRDMGAALGFAFRTDGQSRIYNTFDAHRLLHWAGLKGLQYNLKEALFKAYFSDGQDPSDHATLAIIAESVGLDLKRAAEILASDEYAAEVREQEKLWITRGVTSVPTIVFNDQYAVSGGQPAEAFVGAIRQIIAEARS, from the coding sequence ATGAGTACTGCCCTGAAAATCGATTTCGTCAGCGACGTGTCCTGCCCCTGGTGCATCATCGGCCTGCGCGGCCTGACCGAAGCCCTTGACCAGCTTGGCGCCGAGGTGCAGGCAGAGATTCATTTCCAGCCGTTCGAGCTGAACCCGAACATGCCCGCCGAAGGTCAGAACATCGTCGAGCACATCACTGAGAAATACGGCTCCACCGCCGAAGAATCCCAGGCCAACCGTGCGCGCATCCGCGACATGGGCGCAGCGTTGGGCTTCGCTTTTCGCACCGACGGCCAGAGCCGCATCTACAACACCTTCGATGCGCATCGCCTGTTGCATTGGGCCGGGTTGAAAGGCTTGCAGTACAACCTCAAGGAAGCCCTCTTCAAGGCGTACTTCAGCGATGGCCAGGACCCGTCCGACCACGCGACCCTGGCGATCATTGCCGAAAGCGTCGGCCTGGACTTGAAGCGCGCCGCCGAAATTCTTGCCTCTGATGAATATGCCGCCGAAGTGCGCGAGCAGGAAAAACTGTGGATCACCCGCGGAGTGACCTCGGTGCCGACCATTGTGTTCAACGACCAGTACGCTGTCAGCGGCGGCCAGCCGGCTGAAGCCTTTGTGGGCGCGATTCGCCAGATCATTGCCGAAGCGCGATCCTGA
- a CDS encoding dermonecrotic toxin domain-containing protein — translation MTHTTSPTDFGAWSPLPLTSIDEDLLVDATQRWQDCRSDMLTLMAGIPTVRSSINRLLQTDLQLDGERVMLQFSATEQRGRSLISLTDACLYLQQHPSLDTAQIPECNLLYLPAQHTLAQHTAAQLLNELKTLDLEQAIEDNWLRYWRTERAPNTPLTCLNRAIELYRIHFEASGEHLLAENKVHPEVLTPLFSLINPVAPTADAPKFCAEQLLLKRTGANTIALPGAWVLTLDTEQPVSQLVYLPTQAPAWHTFSRRLDLERWLLDRQTTLFAASDIDPLAIIEYKINNNPLEAGLNLWLKQLANQQYEDAIKPLAHVKLHDAYQASQHIDQRDVQRRAQALFAQAPEQPGTTVDAQVDSDLPQFGLLHNGIHASQRKVLIRQHRLALEKLLGSNTPTSPAWQSFEQQLNNLKVQQRAAEDAARAMLNRRHLDLAALNTHYSALYQARVQGLRIEANIQRTLDQITEAELLQITSALDTPKPDVMALMLSVKRPGDLQPTHTELNGPLVLLPPQAPQPRTNGSGTHFVYWPGNDGGLQRFASRQALEEGLFAIHPQDEVLALRFKPLTQAPFEYSLSSQQTAFEEQAASLRQTWSAPEQASRLASELEILRKQTLPTLLLPNNMAREVAFLQLIEQHNSQMLAELLPEWLRTNTAENREAFKAMLPTYVRALKNAQALMERSLSPRDEFVRKTVDARLRKDFSLKQGFTLDLELPDSVVQKPNIFLDSLPNAPHILFDEPSAERSKVSLDSLALQNLDSALSARLKFVSVEVTADDVNERDVLKAGVTERYLASTIRDLNLAQKYEDLIRQTFKGGPEESMHQKQYRHECLTEPLRLLLKMQGRLAVMQNHIDTGQLHLLNIAIDAATDAAWNIDGKRIRLLPAHLSAGGKDTNDESPITLSGITFIEEQNSGNTLLYLPEAPDERYLRGFTSLEQARIALFELCNLDSMATYVAGRAIKGDVRAHVGRIGDAIGKRYNAMIQAGFPWPATTSLAAYQLDAQMGRLIEANRNDARSNDDLANERYALKSGTLLLGIKIAVSFVPFVGAVVSLVDASTTMNQAVAAFRRGDTKQGLEQMISALQSLAQAVGDVAISAALPGPRGSAARQMTRAHQLKHLPGTSLWRSLKSRQGTTTRERFAGFEHPETIKAGNLQPVLTGPYRHTLRHNVSGDYFILSEGRYYRVRFDAHTAEMRLIARNRYDSVVIELDPALQWDTYGALHGGRNTVYGGGSRRGGRGGGQPGSVPPAVNRELPASALEVNTQRATLGKNVITQHNDLVTQVDACTAKLRKHANDYPDPQVASTQRTTDSKALDVDLARDIESAKKMYTSLELAQQQQVRLPNFNYAVQLSKTAHIVSDRLNHLIHHATNRSVASFDRSMAIIQQLDNLPSASPITQTLLSEVRQCRLDILDDLNVIERSMKDMGTWSKRITARTARTEVAANLAYWKQRFTDLRITSMRSGQLLHPITRRQQTVDIDWIYQETAVNQARNNVSRALTAHMTLPEANISRVERNRILQNCIKVYEEFSRDLSAWNERSPDHFDPNFFQLMQKDLDRLIRKAERAIKKPASEPNPNATRTAFETEDGQLLIGTEKPAGQQSPRQFIISDADGNPTEVWDKIGDSNTYRLNLTQSQPAAAPPALPTDRRATLADARTRLDGVDAYEQQVRGYKTMEPINLEHRLVTEAKQLRTRANNVQSLDAGNPIVDQLRIRATALEQAGEALRIQRSLESPTPTEGYLDYLVGKGRVVIRKIGARKKLRDKRPDGKDDYLQEYEIYDSNRQAKADQPIWYAHFHYDALQSSFDSFPKAHLKLFAQRYLGMKWQAAAEGLAFVDTKIWRGSIEKPFARMHFQALK, via the coding sequence ATGACCCACACAACAAGCCCCACCGATTTCGGCGCCTGGTCTCCACTGCCGCTAACGAGCATTGACGAAGACCTGTTGGTCGACGCCACACAACGCTGGCAAGACTGCCGCAGCGATATGCTCACGCTGATGGCCGGCATTCCCACGGTTCGCAGTTCGATCAACCGCCTGCTCCAAACCGATCTGCAACTGGACGGCGAGCGCGTGATGCTGCAGTTCTCCGCCACCGAACAACGTGGCCGCAGCCTGATCAGCCTGACCGATGCCTGCCTCTACCTGCAGCAACACCCCAGCCTGGACACCGCGCAAATACCGGAATGCAACCTGCTTTACCTGCCAGCGCAACACACCTTGGCGCAGCACACCGCTGCCCAACTGCTCAATGAGCTTAAAACCCTGGATCTGGAGCAAGCCATAGAGGACAACTGGTTGCGCTATTGGCGCACGGAGCGGGCCCCCAATACGCCTCTGACCTGCCTCAACCGGGCGATCGAACTCTACCGGATCCACTTCGAAGCCAGCGGAGAACACTTGCTGGCCGAGAACAAGGTCCATCCCGAAGTGCTCACACCGTTGTTCTCACTGATCAACCCGGTAGCGCCCACGGCCGACGCGCCAAAATTCTGCGCCGAGCAGCTGTTGCTCAAGCGCACCGGGGCCAATACCATCGCGCTGCCCGGCGCCTGGGTCCTGACCCTGGATACAGAACAACCGGTCAGCCAACTGGTGTACCTGCCGACACAGGCGCCTGCCTGGCATACCTTTAGCCGGCGCCTGGACCTGGAACGCTGGTTGCTCGACCGGCAGACCACGTTGTTCGCAGCCAGCGACATCGATCCCCTGGCCATCATCGAGTACAAGATCAACAACAACCCGCTGGAAGCCGGCCTCAATCTTTGGCTCAAGCAGTTGGCCAACCAGCAATACGAGGACGCGATCAAGCCGTTGGCCCACGTCAAGCTCCACGATGCCTACCAAGCCAGCCAGCATATTGACCAACGCGATGTCCAGCGCCGGGCCCAGGCACTCTTTGCGCAAGCGCCCGAACAACCGGGGACGACCGTCGATGCACAGGTCGACAGCGACCTGCCACAGTTCGGCCTGCTGCATAACGGCATACACGCCAGCCAACGCAAGGTCTTGATACGGCAGCACCGCCTTGCCCTGGAAAAACTGCTCGGCAGCAACACCCCGACGAGCCCAGCCTGGCAATCGTTCGAGCAGCAACTCAATAACCTGAAAGTGCAGCAACGCGCCGCTGAAGACGCGGCACGCGCCATGCTGAACCGTAGGCACCTGGATTTAGCCGCACTCAACACCCACTACTCCGCGCTCTACCAGGCGCGCGTGCAGGGGCTGCGGATCGAAGCGAACATTCAGCGAACCCTGGACCAGATCACCGAAGCCGAACTGCTACAGATCACCAGCGCCCTCGACACGCCTAAGCCCGACGTCATGGCGTTGATGTTGTCGGTCAAGCGGCCCGGCGATCTCCAACCGACACACACCGAACTCAACGGACCGCTGGTCTTGCTCCCCCCCCAGGCCCCGCAACCCCGTACCAACGGCAGCGGCACGCATTTCGTCTACTGGCCCGGTAACGACGGCGGCTTGCAACGCTTCGCCTCCCGACAGGCGCTGGAAGAAGGTTTGTTCGCCATCCATCCCCAAGATGAGGTGCTGGCCCTGCGGTTCAAGCCATTGACACAAGCCCCCTTCGAGTACAGCCTGAGCAGTCAACAAACCGCCTTCGAAGAACAAGCCGCGAGCCTGCGCCAAACCTGGTCCGCCCCCGAACAAGCATCAAGACTTGCCAGTGAGTTGGAAATACTGCGCAAGCAAACACTCCCGACGCTGCTGCTCCCCAATAACATGGCACGCGAAGTGGCGTTTTTACAGCTTATCGAGCAACACAACAGCCAGATGCTTGCCGAGCTGCTGCCAGAGTGGCTGCGCACAAACACCGCTGAAAATCGAGAAGCCTTCAAGGCGATGCTCCCGACCTACGTTCGTGCCCTGAAAAACGCGCAAGCGCTGATGGAGCGCTCGTTGTCACCTCGAGACGAGTTTGTCAGGAAAACGGTCGACGCACGTTTACGCAAGGATTTCTCCCTTAAGCAAGGTTTTACTCTCGACCTGGAATTGCCCGACTCGGTGGTGCAAAAACCTAATATTTTCCTCGATTCATTACCGAACGCACCCCATATCCTCTTCGACGAGCCCAGCGCTGAACGCAGCAAGGTATCTCTGGACTCACTGGCGCTGCAAAATCTCGACAGTGCCCTCAGTGCACGCCTGAAGTTCGTGAGCGTCGAGGTCACCGCCGACGACGTCAATGAGCGCGATGTACTTAAGGCTGGAGTGACGGAGCGGTACCTGGCCAGCACCATTCGCGATCTCAACCTGGCGCAGAAGTATGAAGACCTTATCCGCCAAACATTCAAAGGTGGACCAGAGGAGTCCATGCACCAGAAGCAATACCGACACGAATGCCTGACAGAACCTCTGCGTCTATTGCTCAAGATGCAGGGCAGACTGGCCGTCATGCAAAACCACATAGACACAGGCCAATTGCACCTGCTGAACATCGCGATTGACGCCGCCACCGATGCCGCCTGGAACATTGATGGCAAGCGCATCCGCCTACTGCCGGCCCACCTGAGCGCAGGCGGCAAGGATACGAACGACGAGAGCCCAATCACGCTGTCGGGTATCACGTTTATCGAAGAGCAAAACTCGGGAAATACCTTGCTCTATCTGCCTGAGGCGCCCGATGAACGCTACTTGCGTGGGTTTACCAGCCTTGAGCAGGCGCGCATTGCCCTATTTGAGCTGTGCAACCTCGACTCCATGGCGACCTACGTGGCGGGGCGCGCGATCAAGGGTGATGTGCGGGCCCACGTCGGGCGCATCGGCGACGCCATCGGCAAAAGATACAATGCAATGATCCAGGCCGGCTTCCCCTGGCCGGCCACCACGTCCCTGGCTGCCTATCAGTTGGATGCCCAAATGGGCCGCCTGATCGAGGCCAACCGCAATGACGCACGCTCCAACGACGACTTGGCAAATGAACGGTACGCACTCAAGAGCGGAACGCTTCTTCTCGGTATCAAAATCGCCGTGTCTTTTGTGCCCTTTGTAGGTGCCGTCGTATCCCTTGTGGACGCCTCCACCACCATGAATCAAGCGGTGGCCGCGTTTCGGCGAGGTGACACCAAACAAGGCCTCGAACAAATGATCTCGGCGCTCCAGTCTCTGGCCCAGGCGGTTGGGGACGTCGCGATATCCGCCGCCTTACCCGGTCCACGCGGCAGTGCGGCCCGGCAAATGACTCGCGCTCATCAGCTCAAACACCTGCCTGGCACCAGCTTGTGGCGATCATTGAAGTCACGCCAGGGGACAACCACCCGCGAGCGCTTCGCCGGCTTCGAACACCCCGAGACCATTAAGGCCGGCAATCTGCAACCGGTGTTGACCGGGCCCTATCGCCACACCTTGCGCCATAATGTGTCCGGCGATTACTTCATCCTCAGTGAAGGTCGTTACTACAGGGTCAGGTTCGACGCCCACACCGCAGAAATGCGCCTGATTGCCAGAAACAGGTATGACAGCGTGGTCATTGAACTGGACCCTGCCCTGCAATGGGACACCTACGGCGCGCTGCACGGTGGTCGCAACACCGTTTATGGCGGTGGCAGCCGGCGCGGAGGACGCGGGGGAGGCCAGCCGGGGAGCGTTCCACCTGCAGTCAATCGAGAACTCCCGGCATCCGCGCTAGAGGTCAATACGCAGCGCGCTACGCTCGGTAAAAATGTGATAACCCAACACAACGACCTTGTGACCCAAGTCGATGCCTGCACCGCAAAATTAAGAAAACACGCAAACGACTATCCAGACCCCCAAGTCGCGTCCACTCAAAGAACAACAGACAGCAAAGCCCTGGATGTCGACCTGGCCAGGGACATCGAAAGCGCCAAGAAGATGTATACGTCGCTCGAACTGGCCCAGCAACAGCAAGTCCGCCTACCCAACTTCAACTATGCTGTACAACTGAGTAAAACAGCCCACATTGTGTCTGACCGACTCAATCACCTGATTCACCATGCCACCAATCGGTCCGTGGCGTCATTTGACCGATCCATGGCGATCATCCAGCAGCTGGATAACCTGCCTTCAGCCTCCCCCATCACTCAAACACTGCTCAGTGAAGTGAGGCAATGCCGCCTGGACATACTTGATGATCTTAACGTGATAGAGCGCTCGATGAAGGACATGGGCACCTGGAGCAAACGCATTACCGCCAGAACGGCACGCACTGAGGTCGCGGCCAACCTGGCTTATTGGAAGCAGAGATTTACCGACCTGCGCATTACCAGTATGCGCAGCGGCCAACTGTTGCACCCAATCACCCGCCGACAGCAAACCGTGGACATTGACTGGATCTACCAGGAAACTGCGGTGAATCAGGCCAGGAACAACGTCAGCCGCGCTCTAACCGCGCACATGACCCTACCCGAAGCCAATATCAGCCGGGTTGAACGCAATCGAATATTGCAGAACTGCATCAAGGTCTATGAAGAGTTTTCACGTGATCTGAGTGCCTGGAACGAGAGGTCACCAGATCATTTCGATCCGAACTTTTTCCAACTCATGCAAAAAGACCTTGACCGCTTGATTCGAAAAGCCGAACGGGCCATCAAGAAACCCGCCTCCGAGCCCAATCCAAACGCTACTCGGACCGCCTTTGAAACCGAGGACGGGCAACTATTGATAGGCACCGAAAAACCCGCCGGGCAACAATCACCGCGACAATTCATCATCAGCGACGCCGACGGCAATCCCACTGAGGTATGGGATAAGATTGGCGACAGCAACACCTACCGTTTGAACCTGACCCAGAGCCAACCTGCCGCCGCCCCGCCTGCGCTGCCCACCGACCGCCGCGCCACACTTGCGGATGCCCGTACCCGCCTGGACGGAGTGGATGCTTATGAACAGCAGGTGCGAGGGTACAAAACCATGGAGCCGATCAACCTCGAACACAGGCTGGTCACCGAAGCCAAACAACTCAGGACTCGCGCCAACAACGTGCAAAGCCTCGACGCGGGCAACCCGATTGTCGATCAATTGCGCATTCGTGCAACTGCGCTTGAACAGGCAGGCGAAGCCTTACGGATCCAACGTAGCCTGGAAAGCCCAACGCCGACTGAAGGCTACCTGGACTATCTGGTCGGTAAAGGCCGAGTTGTGATTCGAAAAATCGGCGCGCGTAAAAAGCTCAGGGACAAACGCCCCGACGGCAAAGACGACTACCTGCAGGAATACGAGATCTACGACTCGAACCGGCAGGCTAAGGCTGACCAACCGATCTGGTACGCGCACTTTCACTATGACGCGCTGCAGTCCTCGTTCGACAGTTTCCCCAAGGCGCATTTAAAGCTCTTTGCACAACGCTACTTGGGCATGAAATGGCAAGCCGCAGCAGAGGGACTGGCCTTTGTAGACACTAAAATCTGGCGTGGGTCTATCGAAAAGCCCTTCGCCAGAATGCACTTCCAGGCGCTGAAGTAA